In the genome of Patescibacteria group bacterium, one region contains:
- a CDS encoding PIG-L deacetylase family protein, translating into MFHVHHKKEEDLVHSAARSWLSAKVVDHVIAGHVLVLSPHPDDDVFSCGGLLAHLIQGGAKIKTLYFFDGAKGNKIGSRDESLIDAREKEAVSAVRVLGHSEVNFLRLKDDSPANSDLWVRILEEIATRPIDLILVPDKSDWHPDHVVIHKHFFTAYSKLKEKPEVWYYSVWGIGKPNIIFPIDQYIEIKKEAARSHKSQLRVKKYDEAMLALNEYLGKSFGVSNHAEVYTRG; encoded by the coding sequence ATGTTTCATGTTCACCATAAAAAAGAAGAAGACCTAGTTCATTCTGCTGCGAGGTCATGGCTTTCTGCAAAAGTAGTTGACCATGTGATAGCAGGCCATGTTCTTGTGCTCTCTCCTCATCCCGATGATGATGTTTTTAGCTGCGGAGGGTTGCTTGCACACCTAATACAGGGTGGGGCGAAAATTAAAACCCTCTATTTTTTTGATGGCGCAAAAGGAAACAAGATTGGCTCGCGAGATGAATCATTGATTGATGCCCGCGAAAAAGAAGCCGTTTCAGCGGTGCGGGTGCTCGGGCACTCCGAAGTAAACTTTCTTCGGCTTAAAGATGATTCCCCGGCAAATTCTGATCTTTGGGTTCGGATACTTGAGGAAATTGCAACCCGCCCAATTGATTTAATTTTGGTGCCGGATAAATCAGATTGGCACCCGGATCACGTGGTGATCCATAAACATTTTTTTACCGCTTATTCCAAGCTTAAGGAAAAGCCGGAAGTGTGGTATTACAGTGTGTGGGGAATTGGCAAGCCCAATATTATTTTTCCAATAGACCAGTATATCGAAATAAAAAAAGAGGCTGCGCGCTCTCACAAAAGCCAGCTTAGAGTCAAAAAATACGATGAAGCGATGCTTGCCCTAAACGAATATCTCGGAAAGTCTTTTGGGGTATCAAACCACGCAGAAGTGTATACGCGCGGATAG
- a CDS encoding glycosyltransferase family 4 protein, with product MVKETSKERVKKMAADTEAKEVDKRMKVVQIIADSGFGGGEAHVLGLLKNIDQKKFEPFLVCSPGILSGKVREIDGIHVLEIKFRSKFDFSAKSRLEKILSEIQTRDNPFRPMIVHTHGPRAGFIGRRAAPKGVYQVYTEHIWNESYHLENRVNEWLQKRALRILNYRTDAIIAVSNAVADFLIKNKMAPAKRVMVVPNGIDTKSLQLSACNIQARHGHQPPIIGNIGNLNLQKGQEYLIAAMPEIIKKFPLATLEIIGEGEEREALKLQITNAKLQKHVTLLGRIDNPTKYMKRWNVFVLPSISETFGIVVLEAMSTGVPVIATKVGGIADIVSDRKNGIMIKAESPSQIAQAVIEIIGHPALAAKLAREGKETAKKYDWRIVVGQIEEVYQKLARDKF from the coding sequence GTGGTAAAAGAAACTTCGAAAGAACGCGTTAAAAAAATGGCCGCCGATACAGAAGCGAAAGAAGTTGATAAACGCATGAAAGTAGTACAGATTATCGCGGACAGCGGTTTTGGGGGCGGGGAAGCCCATGTTCTTGGCCTTCTTAAAAATATCGACCAGAAAAAGTTCGAGCCTTTTTTGGTATGTTCGCCCGGAATTCTTTCAGGAAAGGTTCGCGAAATTGATGGCATTCATGTTCTCGAAATAAAATTCAGATCAAAGTTTGATTTTTCTGCGAAATCCAGGTTGGAAAAAATCCTTTCGGAAATTCAGACTCGCGATAACCCATTTCGCCCGATGATAGTTCATACGCACGGGCCGAGAGCGGGTTTTATCGGACGCAGAGCAGCACCAAAAGGCGTATATCAAGTATATACCGAACATATTTGGAATGAATCATACCATCTTGAAAACAGGGTCAATGAATGGCTGCAGAAAAGAGCCCTGCGTATTTTAAATTATCGAACGGATGCCATAATTGCAGTTTCAAATGCCGTTGCGGATTTTCTTATAAAAAATAAGATGGCTCCAGCCAAAAGAGTTATGGTTGTTCCAAACGGGATCGACACTAAAAGCTTGCAGCTCTCAGCTTGCAACATTCAGGCTAGGCACGGGCATCAACCTCCGATTATTGGCAATATCGGAAACCTGAATTTACAGAAAGGACAAGAATATTTGATTGCTGCCATGCCGGAGATAATAAAAAAATTTCCCCTTGCCACTCTTGAAATTATTGGTGAGGGCGAAGAGCGTGAGGCGCTCAAATTACAAATTACAAATGCCAAATTACAAAAACACGTGACTTTGCTTGGTAGGATCGACAATCCAACAAAATATATGAAAAGATGGAATGTTTTTGTTTTGCCGTCAATCTCAGAAACATTTGGCATTGTTGTTTTGGAGGCCATGAGCACAGGAGTGCCAGTCATCGCAACAAAAGTGGGTGGAATTGCTGACATCGTATCCGACCGAAAAAACGGGATAATGATTAAAGCAGAAAGCCCAAGCCAAATTGCGCAGGCAGTAATTGAAATTATCGGACATCCGGCGTTAGCTGCGAAGCTAGCTCGAGAAGGGAAGGAAACGGCAAAAAAATATGACTGGAGGATAGTCGTTGGACAAATTGAAGAAGTGTACCAAAAGTTAGCTAGAGATAAATTTTAA
- the gltX gene encoding glutamate--tRNA ligase produces the protein MIRTRFAPSPTGELHIGAARTALFEYLFAKSQDGEFFLRIEDTDRERYVEGATERIIDSLKWLGIKPDNLKNIMIQSERLETYKKHAFDLVRAGKAYICTCSKEKLAEDHEKQIKEKRPPKYEGYCRDANFKLEDMKEGCYTIRMKMPQSGKVVVNDLIRGKVEFDLSLMDDQILLKSDGYPTYHLASIVDDHEMEISHVIRAEEWLSSTPKHLILYEMLGWKAPEFAHLSMILGPDKKKLSKRHGATSIADYKGEGYLPEALVNFMVLLGWNPKDEREIFTLSELEKEFKIENVNKAPAIFNIEKLNSINSQYLKSQISNLKNSDQISKYLADFGVAELIPGEVELIGRGGYVTLRDAAEYILKLRKEPEYKAALLIFRKSDKEKTATALKVASEKLKTESKWDAESLQGVLESIVSDNNLTNGDVFWPVRVALSGEEKSPSPVELMFALGREESLKRIAKAVELIRSL, from the coding sequence ATGATAAGAACTCGATTTGCCCCAAGTCCGACAGGAGAATTGCATATCGGTGCTGCAAGAACAGCTCTTTTTGAGTATCTATTCGCCAAGAGTCAGGATGGAGAATTTTTTCTACGCATTGAAGATACTGATCGAGAAAGATATGTTGAAGGAGCAACCGAGCGCATTATTGATTCTCTGAAGTGGTTAGGAATCAAGCCTGACAATCTTAAAAATATTATGATTCAATCCGAGCGTCTTGAGACCTACAAAAAGCATGCTTTTGATCTTGTTCGGGCCGGAAAAGCCTACATATGTACTTGTTCGAAGGAGAAGCTTGCCGAAGATCATGAAAAACAGATCAAGGAGAAACGCCCGCCCAAGTACGAAGGATACTGCAGGGATGCTAATTTCAAGCTCGAAGATATGAAAGAGGGATGCTATACGATCAGAATGAAGATGCCCCAAAGCGGAAAAGTCGTTGTAAATGACCTGATTCGAGGGAAAGTTGAATTCGATCTATCGCTTATGGATGATCAGATTCTCTTGAAATCTGATGGCTACCCGACTTATCATTTGGCCTCAATTGTCGACGATCATGAAATGGAAATTTCTCATGTGATCAGGGCGGAGGAGTGGCTATCATCAACGCCGAAACATTTAATTTTGTATGAAATGTTGGGCTGGAAAGCGCCGGAATTCGCACACCTGTCGATGATCCTCGGTCCGGATAAAAAGAAACTATCGAAACGCCACGGTGCAACCAGTATCGCTGATTACAAAGGTGAAGGGTATTTACCGGAGGCGCTGGTAAACTTCATGGTGCTTCTGGGCTGGAACCCCAAAGACGAGCGGGAAATATTCACACTTTCTGAACTTGAAAAAGAATTTAAGATCGAGAATGTGAACAAGGCGCCGGCGATATTCAATATTGAGAAATTAAATTCAATAAATTCTCAATATCTCAAATCTCAAATTTCAAATCTCAAAAATTCAGATCAAATTTCGAAATATTTGGCAGATTTCGGTGTAGCAGAACTCATTCCGGGTGAAGTCGAGCTTATCGGGCGCGGGGGATATGTTACCTTGAGAGATGCGGCGGAATATATTTTGAAATTGCGAAAGGAACCAGAGTACAAGGCAGCTCTTCTAATTTTTAGAAAATCAGATAAAGAGAAAACAGCTACCGCGCTTAAAGTGGCAAGTGAAAAGTTGAAAACGGAAAGTAAATGGGATGCAGAGAGCTTGCAGGGAGTGTTAGAATCAATTGTTTCGGACAATAATTTGACCAATGGTGATGTTTTCTGGCCGGTTCGCGTAGCTTTGTCGGGAGAAGAAAAATCACCCTCGCCCGTCGAGTTAATGTTTGCGCTTGGAAGAGAGGAATCTTTAAAGCGAATCGCTAAAGCGGTAGAATTAATTAGAAGTCTATAG
- a CDS encoding YraN family protein: MSKSKKRQTGDEGEQSACDYLESIGYKILGRNIELSIGEIDILAFDPPAGGVVVLVEVKTVKGEGYGPAKDLVRRAKQEKLRNLAGILEQKYPSRTIRIDVIGVDKSVEPPHIEHLISAVEG; this comes from the coding sequence ATGAGTAAATCGAAGAAAAGACAAACCGGGGATGAAGGGGAGCAGTCGGCGTGTGATTATCTGGAATCTATTGGATACAAAATATTGGGCAGGAATATTGAACTTTCGATCGGAGAAATCGATATATTGGCGTTCGATCCGCCAGCCGGCGGAGTTGTTGTTCTTGTAGAAGTGAAGACGGTGAAGGGGGAAGGATATGGTCCGGCTAAAGACCTGGTGAGGCGTGCGAAGCAGGAAAAACTACGGAATTTGGCCGGAATCCTCGAGCAGAAGTATCCGAGCCGCACAATCAGGATAGACGTGATCGGAGTTGACAAAAGTGTTGAGCCGCCCCATATTGAGCATCTGATCTCGGCGGTGGAGGGGTGA
- a CDS encoding helix-turn-helix domain-containing protein produces the protein MTTDWNLVKKLKLLGFEENEARVYLASCEIGPSSMWNIYRKSCIKRTTCYQIFDRFIDKGIGSRTAELTHTMYSVVSPENLVTALEQKKNQFRDSLPLFDALTSKSPSKPIISLYEGLEGVRQVYYQGLQGPEGGERLVLANPGFWYQNPEENDAFVTERVKKKISLRMIFPDDKQNYKSLGNDRAEMRRTRFLPKDQFNPAVETQIYPNKVVFIAHSEKEPFATVIENPAIAQIERQKFELLWEAAKDKYE, from the coding sequence ATGACGACAGACTGGAATTTAGTAAAAAAACTAAAACTACTTGGATTTGAAGAAAATGAGGCACGAGTGTATCTTGCCTCTTGTGAGATTGGGCCATCTTCGATGTGGAATATATATCGTAAATCTTGTATCAAACGCACAACATGCTATCAAATTTTTGACAGATTCATCGATAAGGGAATCGGGTCAAGAACAGCAGAACTAACACACACCATGTATTCGGTAGTCAGCCCAGAAAATTTGGTAACCGCCTTAGAACAGAAGAAAAATCAATTTCGAGATTCTCTGCCCCTTTTTGATGCATTAACTAGCAAATCGCCATCTAAACCGATCATTTCATTGTATGAAGGATTAGAGGGTGTAAGACAGGTATATTATCAGGGACTTCAAGGGCCTGAGGGCGGGGAAAGGTTGGTGTTAGCAAATCCCGGTTTTTGGTATCAAAACCCAGAAGAAAACGACGCTTTTGTAACCGAAAGGGTTAAGAAAAAAATTTCATTGCGCATGATATTTCCGGACGATAAGCAAAATTATAAATCTTTGGGAAATGATCGGGCGGAGATGAGAAGAACTCGATTCTTGCCGAAAGATCAATTTAATCCGGCCGTAGAGACGCAGATCTATCCGAATAAAGTAGTATTCATTGCTCACTCGGAAAAGGAGCCATTCGCGACGGTGATCGAGAATCCGGCAATCGCGCAAATTGAAAGGCAAAAATTTGAGCTATTGTGGGAAGCTGCGAAAGATAAATATGAGTAA